In the genome of Oryzias melastigma strain HK-1 linkage group LG4, ASM292280v2, whole genome shotgun sequence, the window TTTGGTTTGTCTCCACATGCAGGCCTAGAAATGTTGAGCTAACACAGAGACTTCCATGGCTGGAAGACAAGGGTCAGTTCCATTCAGAAAAACAGCTTCTTCAGTACGTCAGTGTAATCGTCTGGCTCTCTCTAGTGGCCAGTCTTGTGAGCTGCAAGTTGAATACATTTCGTGTTCAAAtcaaatccaactttatttatataaaaaagtgcatCTTATACTTTTGCAGCTCAAAATGGttagaaacaaacacaagaaatcaataaaaagagagaaacccaGTCCACCCTTTATCCAGCCCCCTCCTTCCATTAATACACACAAGAACACTAACACACACAAGAAGAACGTTAATGCCTTTAAGGGagcattttttccagtttatgtaaaaaattctgttttttttctctcttatgCAATATTTTGTTTCTATTCAGCCCATTGTTGTGTAAGACGTTGacatcttcaaaataaaagctttcaaagATGCACTTTTAAtctgtaaaacaaacaacaaatgaCATACTATTtcatattgtttttgaaatttgtATTAATTAAACATAGAAATGTTTGTGACTCAAGTTAAAATTTAGGCTACTTTAGCAAGAGATAAAGGAGGCGAGAGGAAACAGACGCTGATGTAAACCCAAGTTACAGAATGTTGATAGGATGAGATGCTTGAGTCGTGGTTGATTCGGATTCTTGGTAGGAAGGAGTGATTTGATTGGACGTCACAACCAAGAATTACCAAGATCAagtttgaggaaaaacaaaaagagtttgCGCAGCCCCTGCAGCCTTTTCTACAACACAAGGAggctaaaatctgttttttttttatcctcataTTTGGACCCAGCATCTGCCGTTCTTACAGGGTTCTGTAAGACACCATCGGCTTTGAGGACATCCTCAACGATGAGGGTTGAACTAGAAATAATCAAAGAAATgacaatatttaaattaatctaaCAATCTTTGTGGTCTTCTTGCAGATCCAGCTCAAAGTGAAATGATCCGAGAGCCACACATGATGGTGGAATACAAACTGGGATTGTTGTGAAAGATGCAACAATCAGACCCACTGAAATATTTAGGGTTCTGTTCCTAATTAGGTTTAGTAATTCattccaaaacacaccacaGAAAATCTCTTGAACATTGTAGTTGGATATCTTGACAAACAGGGGGTCTGATTAGTGTGTGCATGTATTTGTGAAGTAGCCATTTAGAGACACTTTTGTGTCAGCAAAGCTGGTTGTTATTTCTAATAAGTTTCATAGCATATCCATCTTTAACCAACATATGTTGTGTTGTTGCTCTGAATTGAGAATTATTATTGGTATTTACATTGCAGATTTATTATCTTTATTATCtgtcttgaaaaaaaagattgagtTTTAGAATAACAGGTTAATAATGAAATGAAGTTGCATAAAGAATAATCAGTTAAGAAAATTGTTTGGAGGAAACCGTTTATCAGGCATCTACAATTCTAGCAATTGAATGGTGAGTGGAAGGGCTTTgactttaatacatttgtttatgCCTTTTAAAGAAGGGAATTGTTTTTCCAGCATGGCATCATAGTTACAAGATGATATATTAGCTTGATAGAGGCTATTCTGTATTCAGAATATAAGCTGAGCTAGTGTTTAAAGGTAAGACAATGGTGGTCAAGTGAGAAGAGTGTACCCATAGATATAATAGAGTAGATGCTGCATCGACCGCTACTTCCTATTGGTGCTGACGAGCTACGGGGAGCCATCTCGGACCAGTCGCCCGCTCCACTTGATGCAAACTGTTTGACAGGCGCAACCAAGAGTCCTTAATAGATAATAACTCGCTGAATACTCAactgattttcacttttttttttgttgcaaacatcATACATGTAGCTATGATCCAGTACACATGGGTTGgcatattttatcatttattctgGGCTTAACAGTaatagaagcaaaaaataaattaaactcagctatttcaatatatatgaacatatacagttttattttatgtgtaaaTCATATATATTTTCATAGACTATATTGTCCATGTTTTCTGATGGCCATGACATCCAACATGAGTGTGATACATCCATGTTTAGCATGGTCTTCCTGGCATCTTCTCTCCAGCATAACCAGCATCATCTTGCTCAGGTCAGGCTTGTCATCCTCTGAACACAGCCACCTGTACAAAAAATTGAGAAGCACTTATTTAACGTATTTGCATCAGTAATTTCTGATAATTAAATTGTACAACATGAAAACTACCTTTGCAATGTATGTGGGAGAGGAAAATGTTGTGTCTCTCTGAGACATCTGTATGCCTTTGGATGGACTGTGAGGGCAAATTCCTTGAACTCCTTTAGGTTTTCATGGCCCCGCTTTGTCAAGTCAATCCGAAGATCTGAAATTTTAAACACCAAAAGTTAATAAGTCCCTTCAggtaataaataaagtttgcaaGAATAAGATTTACATGAAGTTCAAAGTGTTCATTTTGTCTTACCTGAGTAGAATTCGAGCTTCTCATTGAGCTCTTCATTGATCAGATTATTCTCCTTCAAGTCCGCCAAAATACTTGACTGTGGTCCTCGCCCTTTTTTCTCTGGCCAAGGCATTCTTCTTCTCTCGCTCCAGACTTTCCACTCTGGCTAAGGCTTCAAGGAGTTTGGCTTTAAGAGCAGTAGGGGAAGCAGGCAAGGCATAGCCATGATCCTAGTAGGCAGAGGGATGAACATGGTTTGAGTGATGTCTCACTTCACACACATCACTGTGACACCACTAGAGTATGGCACACATTCTTCCTTATagcagcagaaaacaaacaccTCCTCAATGATTAGGCATTTCAGAACGAGGCATGAGAATGAAGAGGgcacaacaacaataacaaatattgtGCATACACTAGTTTTCTTAATCTGTATATCTTAACTTGGTTGgctgcaatgatttttttatttttttggtccagCAGGAGTCGGCATTGAGTGACACAGTATCAATACAGTTTAGGTAATATGTCGAAACTAGGGCCGggaatcaattacaaaaaattaactaattaatctgaaatggggaaaaaaatgaatcacttctatttttttgttacagtttttgtcagattatctgcaaataatgaTAATATGAAATTGcatgcaaaattgtacatttaggacatttatttttaaccctctgAGACCTAGGGtctaaaactaagtttttttttttattatttacctctgtattttcgatttgaaagactacctgcttgcttacttggtatcattttaatcagcacaagcTCACCCACGTGAcgctacctttattttgtcatttttccattttgtattcacacactagacataaaataatgcaaaaaacagaaaattccatctggaacaatgggattcattttgccgtagaaacatcaaaaaatgttcaacaaactgtttttgcaacatagaatgaaagttttagttgacattttataaaaaataaaaaaaaacaagaatgaaattcatcaaaaaattaaaaaaaaaacatttttgaatggaaatacaaaaaaatccaggctaaagtaACACCAGGCAgccccaaaaaatacaaatttctccaagagcactgctgtctacattttttcctggaattcttttttttccccttttttctcataaactttcATTACTATGcttgtggaaaataaaagtaaaaattagaaTGAAGTTAATTCTCcatcttatttattaaaataaaggattGGTTTtatccaaaaactacaaataaatgcaatattaactctttaattttataaaatctcaatcacaggatgtacaaaaaagcttaagtaTATTCTAGACAGAATTTAACAacactgatctcacagctgtACGCCAGGACGCCTGAACaagattaataaatattaacaaattatgttttattaatcaaaGCCCTAGTCGAGACACTTCACGAGGTCTCATCTACCTATCACTGGTGTTTAATATGGGTGGGAGCGAACAAGGGAGATTTGAATGTCCAGAGCCATTATGTTATgatgttaaaatacaaatactcACATCATTAGGCTGAGGTTGTGGGAGTGAGGCTGAAGTCTCATCCTGAGAGGCCGCTGACATGCTCTCTTCAGCTCTTCTGGAGGTAGATGTGGTCCTgcccttttttggctaaaataaagaaggataataattcataaaacatATATGTGACAGTGACCATCGTGTGTGCTTGTTTTGTTTGCGGGACACTTTTCTTGTGGTGTTCCTGCATGCTCACTAATTGGCCTAATTAATTGAGCCAGGAATAAACCAAAGACCAAAACATTCATCTCataatattttagtaatataggaaaaaaatgccatagtattttaaatatagtttaaacACACTGTCTTATACACGGGTCCTTGCCAGATTTTATGGTATTAAAGGGGTTGTGGAACTCTTGCCTTTAGGATTGGCTGGTAGAATCTCACTCTGCCCTGTAATATCTCAATTTATGAATGCTGATAGGCTTATGATGAGACACTTACTCTTTGGAGGTGAAGCGGGAAGTTGAAGATTGATGGAATAACGCCATCTTTAAGTCTCACAGTCTGACCGGTCCGGTCAAAATCTTCTGGCTTAAAATGCTCACTGCAGAGCACAGATGAGTCTGTTGCAGTGAAGCCTTTTCTCCTTAAGGCCACTTCCCACTTCTTCCTCACATCTTTTTTGGGAAACCTTAAAATCGAAGAAGATAGAGAGAGAGATTCAGACGAATCTACACAAATACATTATAAAAGGAGGTCAATCTCATTTTCTTCCTTCTTCTTACAGTTGTATTACTAGTTTTAAATTTTCTATCTACCTTTTTTATTCGAATTTTCCCATTTACTTAATTCTTCAAATTTATTAGAAGCTTttgtcaacaaaacaaaaattttacatttctattgATGATGAACCAAAGCAGCTAATTCGTGAGTAAGCTTCTTTGGAAACTATTCTATAGTTGTTCAGTAAgacctttttttcaaatcagtggGGTGGGATGGCAATGAGAGATATCTAATTCTAGTTacgtttgttttattattacagTAGCATTGTTGTTCCATTGTTAGGGAATATATGATTCAAAAAGTCTCAGTTAGCCTTCATAGCTGGGTGAACACCAGCACTACAAATATAGTAGCTACGTTACGTTGACGTACATTCCGCTGGTGTACATAAAAGTACAGCAATAATATAGCCTGTtccctaaataaaacaaacaaaaatgttcaaacttactTGTGAAAAGTAATCCCCCGAGCCCTGGCATCCAAAGTCCGCCGGTTTGAGCAGGAATACGCCGCACAATGCTCAGGCATcttgtgtttgtcttcttttttggacgaccggtccaagatggcggccgCAGGTCATGCGCCCCAGCAGTCAATGCGGCATCTAGACCCAGGCGTTTTTAACACAGCGCCTCCTAGAGGGTGgagtttgctttattttctggaGACTTAACGAGACACATTGCATAGtaagagtaaaaataaagaaaaaatgatctaaGTGCTGCTAAAAGATAAACAACTTGGTAATTTATcacataaatcttaaaatataaaaaggaaattatcaataaatttctgtttttttgcagaaacataaacagTGATGTcaacaatagaaataaaaaaaacctctcagTTTCCTTAATAATGCACATTAATCGTGCTAGAGATGTTCAGTGACTCAACAGTAAAAACGAGCATATGTGTCCCCCTCATAATTTAGCTGGAGACCGTGAACGCACCATTTGGTTGCGACCCCTTTAACGCCAATCTCCCGCGTTCCAACTTCAGCGGAAATAGAGCGCATTTTTTCCCTCTATTTAAACGCGCCAACAAAGACCATTCAGCGAGGTCTGTCCGTCAATCTCTCACTGTAGAGTagacttttttccccttctgtAGTTCCCCTTGTCTTCCTGTCTAAATGCCTGAGGAAACGTCCACTGCGTCGGGCTCGTCGAGGTAAAAGCAGCTTGTTATTTCTGTACCTCAGTAGTATCGGTGCACACACACAGTTGGGGAAACACGGCTAGTCGCTTTTAGCTAAGTACCGCTCGGTGACCGAGCATGTAGGCTGTAAAATAACAGTTTAGCTTGGACACACACCGCTGCTGGGCGGGTTAACTGGGTAGTACTGTAGGGGGTtgtagtttgtgggctttgagGTCTCCACGTTAATCCAGTGTAGGAGCTAGCTGGCTAACAGCGACATGCTAACAACAATAAGGCGTCGCCAGTGTCTCCAGCTGCCGCGTACATGTTTTGTTCTACTTTTCTTTGACAGTGCGGAGGAGAAGCCGTGCTCGTcgtcagcagctgcagcagcagacaggCAAGAAGTGTCAATATTATCATGTATTCAGTTGGCTTCATTCGCTCTGGAGCTCACTTGCTTTTCGTCTCTCCGTCATGCAGCTCGGTCGACGTGATGGAGGAGGCTAAGAAGTTAATCGGAACGGGGAAAAGGCATCTGGTCATGGGGGATGTCGTCTCCGCTGTCAACGTCTTCCAAGATGCCTGTAGCGTTCTGTGAGTCAGTTTGATCCTGGAGATGGCGCTCCCCCCTTCCTCTCAAAGTTGGTTTAACCCCAAACTTTAATTCATGTTTCTTTAACTTCCCGTCTGTATCCGTGCAGGGCGTCAAAGTATGGGGACACTGCAGATGAATGTGGGGAGGCGGTCTTCCTCTATGGAAAATCTCTGTTGGAGCTTGCCAGGTCTGTCCAAAAATAATGATGACTTGTGTTTGTAAACTTCTGCTTCATATCCCTTAACATGTTACAACAACAAAGTTAGTTGTTGAAAGTTCAAATCTGACAGCATTTCATAAAGCACTTGagtattttgtcaaatatttagAGCAGTAGTCTTCTTATGTAGATCTACTTTAAAGGCCCTTTATCATGCAAAAATCAactttaagtgtattataaagTTGGTTCCTCACAAAAACCCATCCAAAGTGTATTTCTATCAACTAATTGAAGCAATAGTCTCTCTACAAAAATCACAGTTTACTTTAACAGGTTTATGTgtatcttgcatttattttttcttgatgcATACAtcaaaatctttcttttttttttttaaggatggaGAACGGCGTACTTGGTAATGCCCTGGAGGGAGTTCCGGAAGAATCGGAGGAAGAAGAGCAGCCGAGCAACTCCAACGTTGAGAGCGCAGACAACCTCGATGGTCTGTACGATCAATTGCTGCTCCTCACACGATCAGTTGACATTGCACATTAGATTAGCTTCGTTTAGATTTCGTTTGATGTTGCATGAATTGTTTATTGATGTGTTGCTGAAACTGTACGATTTTCAACCTCCATAGTTTCACACAATGTTCAGTTGGTTGTGTTTGCAAATGTGAAGAGGTGATGTGCCGCTCTGGTGCAGAGAAAACTCGAGATGAGCTGCGAAAGCAGGTGTATGATGCGATGGCAGAGGAAGCCAAATCTGAAGAGAAGCTGGTGTCGGAGGATGACATCACTCAGGTGAAGGAGGAAGCTGTAGTTAaaacggaggaggaggaggaggagtcacccCTGGCTCAGGAAGAGCTGATCGGAAAGGAGGCTGTCCAGGGTTCAGGTGAAGGAGAGAAGAATGACGAGCCAGATGATGCAAAAAAGGAGGAATCTGATGTAGAGGAAGAACAGAGCAAAGATGAACCGGAGGGTAGTAGATCTTTGAGTCCAGAGCACTGGTGTTGGTAGTTTGGGCTTCAGATCACCTCATCAGCATGTGGCACAGGGTGAAAAAACtacagatttttatttcttgtgtGTAAACTGTCTCCATGTTATGTCTTATAGATGAtgacgacgacgacgacgacgacgatgaggatgatgatggagAGAAAAACGGACAGGAGAATGTGAGCTCTATTTTTCCTGCAATATTAGgtgtctgttttttaaggaGGTACAGTAATTCACATCTTTGATTTTTCAGGAAGAGGATGATGTTGGGAATTTACAGCTGGCGTGGGAGATGCTGGAGGTTGCCAAACTCATCTATAAAAGGTAAATTGATTGTTcaaagtagcatttttctgtCAACGAATGAGCCTGATGTCATTCTTGTTTGCAAAATTCAGAAAAGAAGGCAAAGACGACCAGCTGATGGCAGCTCAGGCTCATCTGAAGCTGGGAGAAGTCGGGGCAGAAACGGGTGAGCTGCACAGACTTTATTTGAGCTTTAGACTATTCACATGTGACCTTTTTGTATGTTCGTTTTTAGGTAACTATCCCCAGGCTTTAGAAGACTTCCAGGAGTGTTTGTCCATCCAGCTGAGGCACTTGCCTCCTCACAGTCGTCTGCTTGCTGAGACCCACTACCACGTTGCTACGACACTCTGCTACATGGATGAGTACAGACAGGCCATCCAGCACTACAACAGTTCCATAGAAGTCATCGAAAACCGCCTGAGTAAGCctcattttaaaagaataaacgTATTTTTGTGTGCTGTTGATGGGTTTAATCTGGGATCCTTGTGCGCAGCCATGCTACAGAAAGTGATCGACGCAGCAGAAGGAGATGACGGTGCAGCGGAGGAGAAGAGTGAGTTGGAGGAGCTCAAACAGCTTCTGCCGGAGATCAGAGAAAAGGTGGAGGACGCCAAAGAGAGTCTGAGGACGGCCAGCGCTGCGTCACAAGCCATCCAGCAGACGCTGGTGAGTGTGGACAGAATGGGACAAAGAAGCTGTTTGATGCTGCGATCACAAATGCAGCTGGATGGGGAGGCATTCGCTAAATCTCAAAGATTTCAcccgatttatttattttttaaatcgttgGTGTGATCATGAATGTAAACGTGGCCATCGAGCGAGCAGAATGACTCTTGACATGAACAGCCACGGTATTACAATGTACAAGAAGAGCTCCAGGTTTAATATCTCTCAACcacatttaacatgtttatgacaatttgattaaaaactgttCTGCAGTCATTTTGTCTGTATTCTGTTTGACCTGAAGGCAACAGATCAAACTGGGAGCGTCCGGGTGTGATGTGGTACAGCCACTGAAAACGTATTTAAGTTGCTGCGCGGTGTtcttttgggatatgtgaccgtagtctgAGTGGATCTAAAGTGAAAACCAAAATCTCCTGCAGGGTGGAACCTCATCTTCATCAACATTCCTGTGTGAAAACGGCGGTCCTTCCTCTTCAACGGCAGCTTTTGCAGAAAGTAGCCAGGTGAGGTCTTCAATTGTCTCTAGATTTGGGGTTAAACTCAAATGAAATgcactttaaattttattttattgtattatttttaaggaTCCAGGGAAATGCGACAGCAGCTCTTCTTCCAAAGCGGCGTCGGACATCTCTCATCTCGTCAGGAAAAAGGTGAAGACCCACCAGCTGACAGTCGTGTGTACAAATTGTTGTTCCTTAAAtgctgaaacattaaaaaaaactgagttcTCTTCCACCTTCTCCATTGATTCATAGTGGTGTGCTGCAGGCCAGGTTTTGCTGTCAGTCATTGTGCTTTTGTCTTCAGCTTGTTGTGTGACCGTTGCTGTGTCATTTGTTGGGTTTTTGGGTGGTTTTTGTCATTGCATGCTATTTGTGACTTTGTGTCGAGGCAGATTGTTTCTTCAAACGGCTCTAT includes:
- the LOC112150272 gene encoding histone-binding protein N1/N2 isoform X4, with the translated sequence MPEETSTASGSSSAEEKPCSSSAAAAADSSVDVMEEAKKLIGTGKRHLVMGDVVSAVNVFQDACSVLASKYGDTADECGEAVFLYGKSLLELARMENGVLGNALEGVPEESEEEEQPSNSNVESADNLDEVMCRSGAEKTRDELRKQVYDAMAEEAKSEEKLVSEDDITQVKEEAVVKTEEEEEESPLAQEELIGKEAVQGSGEGEKNDEPDDAKKEESDVEEEQSKDEPEDDDDDDDDDDEDDDGEKNGQENEEDDVGNLQLAWEMLEVAKLIYKRKEGKDDQLMAAQAHLKLGEVGAETGNYPQALEDFQECLSIQLRHLPPHSRLLAETHYHVATTLCYMDEYRQAIQHYNSSIEVIENRLTMLQKVIDAAEGDDGAAEEKSELEELKQLLPEIREKVEDAKESLRTASAASQAIQQTLGGTSSSSTFLCENGGPSSSTAAFAESSQDPGKCDSSSSSKAASDISHLVRKKRKPEEENPVKDTDAKQAKQEASVNGSGDSSSSNGVQEEKSQEAPTQSASVESSA
- the LOC112150272 gene encoding nuclear autoantigenic sperm protein isoform X1, producing the protein MPEETSTASGSSSAEEKPCSSSAAAAADSSVDVMEEAKKLIGTGKRHLVMGDVVSAVNVFQDACSVLASKYGDTADECGEAVFLYGKSLLELARMENGVLGNALEGVPEESEEEEQPSNSNVESADNLDEVMCRSGAEKTRDELRKQVYDAMAEEAKSEEKLVSEDDITQVKEEAVVKTEEEEEESPLAQEELIGKEAVQGSGEGEKNDEPDDAKKEESDVEEEQSKDEPEDDDDDDDDDDEDDDGEKNGQENEEDDVGNLQLAWEMLEVAKLIYKRKEGKDDQLMAAQAHLKLGEVGAETGNYPQALEDFQECLSIQLRHLPPHSRLLAETHYHVATTLCYMDEYRQAIQHYNSSIEVIENRLSKPHFKRINVFLCAVDGFNLGSLCAAMLQKVIDAAEGDDGAAEEKSELEELKQLLPEIREKVEDAKESLRTASAASQAIQQTLGGTSSSSTFLCENGGPSSSTAAFAESSQDPGKCDSSSSSKAASDISHLVRKKRKPEEENPVKDTDAKQAKQEASVNGSGDSSSSNGVQEEKSQEAPTQSASVESSA
- the LOC112150272 gene encoding nuclear autoantigenic sperm protein isoform X6 — protein: MPEETSTASGSSSAEEKPCSSSAAAAADSSVDVMEEAKKLIGTGKRHLVMGDVVSAVNVFQDACSVLASKYGDTADECGEAVFLYGKSLLELARMENGVLGNALEGVPEESEEEEQPSNSNVESADNLDDDDDDDDDDDEDDDGEKNGQENEEDDVGNLQLAWEMLEVAKLIYKRKEGKDDQLMAAQAHLKLGEVGAETGNYPQALEDFQECLSIQLRHLPPHSRLLAETHYHVATTLCYMDEYRQAIQHYNSSIEVIENRLSKPHFKRINVFLCAVDGFNLGSLCAAMLQKVIDAAEGDDGAAEEKSELEELKQLLPEIREKVEDAKESLRTASAASQAIQQTLGGTSSSSTFLCENGGPSSSTAAFAESSQDPGKCDSSSSSKAASDISHLVRKKRKPEEENPVKDTDAKQAKQEASVNGSGDSSSSNGVQEEKSQEAPTQSASVESSA
- the LOC112150272 gene encoding nuclear autoantigenic sperm protein isoform X2 yields the protein MPEETSTASGSSSAEEKPCSSSAAAAADSSVDVMEEAKKLIGTGKRHLVMGDVVSAVNVFQDACSVLASKYGDTADECGEAVFLYGKSLLELARMENGVLGNALEGVPEESEEEEQPSNSNVESADNLDEKTRDELRKQVYDAMAEEAKSEEKLVSEDDITQVKEEAVVKTEEEEEESPLAQEELIGKEAVQGSGEGEKNDEPDDAKKEESDVEEEQSKDEPEDDDDDDDDDDEDDDGEKNGQENEEDDVGNLQLAWEMLEVAKLIYKRKEGKDDQLMAAQAHLKLGEVGAETGNYPQALEDFQECLSIQLRHLPPHSRLLAETHYHVATTLCYMDEYRQAIQHYNSSIEVIENRLSKPHFKRINVFLCAVDGFNLGSLCAAMLQKVIDAAEGDDGAAEEKSELEELKQLLPEIREKVEDAKESLRTASAASQAIQQTLGGTSSSSTFLCENGGPSSSTAAFAESSQDPGKCDSSSSSKAASDISHLVRKKRKPEEENPVKDTDAKQAKQEASVNGSGDSSSSNGVQEEKSQEAPTQSASVESSA
- the si:ch73-130a3.4 gene encoding THAP domain-containing protein 6; translation: MPEHCAAYSCSNRRTLDARARGITFHKFPKKDVRKKWEVALRRKGFTATDSSVLCSEHFKPEDFDRTGQTVRLKDGVIPSIFNFPLHLQRPKKGRTTSTSRRAEESMSAASQDETSASLPQPQPNDDHGYALPASPTALKAKLLEALARVESLEREKKNALAREKRARTTVKYFGGLEGE
- the LOC112150272 gene encoding nuclear autoantigenic sperm protein isoform X7 — protein: MPEETSTASGSSSAEEKPCSSSAAAAADSSVDVMEEAKKLIGTGKRHLVMGDVVSAVNVFQDACSVLASKYGDTADECGEAVFLYGKSLLELARMENGVLGNALEGVPEESEEEEQPSNSNVESADNLDEKTRDELRKQVYDAMAEEAKSEEKLVSEDDITQVKEEAVVKTEEEEEESPLAQEELIGKEAVQGSGEGEKNDEPDDAKKEESDVEEEQSKDEPEDDDDDDDDDDEDDDGEKNGQENEEDDVGNLQLAWEMLEVAKLIYKRKEGKDDQLMAAQAHLKLGEVGAETGNYPQALEDFQECLSIQLRHLPPHSRLLAETHYHVATTLCYMDEYRQAIQHYNSSIEVIENRLTMLQKVIDAAEGDDGAAEEKSELEELKQLLPEIREKVEDAKESLRTASAASQAIQQTLGGTSSSSTFLCENGGPSSSTAAFAESSQDPGKCDSSSSSKAASDISHLVRKKRKPEEENPVKDTDAKQAKQEASVNGSGDSSSSNGVQEEKSQEAPTQSASVESSA
- the LOC112150272 gene encoding nuclear autoantigenic sperm protein isoform X5; its protein translation is MPEETSTASGSSSAEEKPCSSSAAAAADSSVDVMEEAKKLIGTGKRHLVMGDVVSAVNVFQDACSVLASKYGDTADECGEAVFLYGKSLLELARMENGVLGNALEGVPEESEEEEQPSNSNVESADNLDEVMCRSGAEKTRDELRKQVYDAMAEEAKSEEKLVSEDDITQVKEEAVVKTEEEEEESPLAQEELIGKEAVQGSGEGEKNDEPDDAKKEESDVEEEQSKDEPEDDDDDDDDDDEDDDGEKNGQENEEDDVGNLQLAWEMLEVAKLIYKRKEGKDDQLMAAQAHLKLGEVGAETGNYPQALEDFQECLSIQLRHLPPHSRLLAETHYHVATTLCYMDEYRQAIQHYNSSIEVIENRLTMLQKVIDAAEGDDGAAEEKSELEELKQLLPEIREKVEDAKESLRTASAASQAIQQTLGGTSSSSTFLCENGGPSSSTAAFAESSQDPGKCDSSSSSKAASDISHLVRKKAPTQSASVESSA
- the LOC112150272 gene encoding nuclear autoantigenic sperm protein isoform X3, whose product is MPEETSTASGSSSAEEKPCSSSAAAAADSSVDVMEEAKKLIGTGKRHLVMGDVVSAVNVFQDACSVLASKYGDTADECGEAVFLYGKSLLELARMENGVLGNALEGVPEESEEEEQPSNSNVESADNLDEVMCRSGAEKTRDELRKQVYDAMAEEAKSEEKLVSEDDITQVKEEAVVKTEEEEEESPLAQEELIGKEAVQGSGEGEKNDEPDDAKKEESDVEEEQSKDEPEDDDDDDDDDDEDDDGEKNGQENEEDDVGNLQLAWEMLEVAKLIYKRKEGKDDQLMAAQAHLKLGEVGAETGNYPQALEDFQECLSIQLRHLPPHSRLLAETHYHVATTLCYMDEYRQAIQHYNSSIEVIENRLTMLQKVIDAAEGDDGAAEEKSELEELKQLLPEIREKVEDAKESLRTASAASQAIQQTLGGTSSSSTFLCENGGPSSSTAAFAESSQDPGKCDSSSSSKAASDISHLVRKKVKTHQLTVRKPEEENPVKDTDAKQAKQEASVNGSGDSSSSNGVQEEKSQEDGVVLLQAPTQSASVESSA